In Candidatus Contubernalis alkalaceticus, the genomic window CCGCCTATTATATTTAAACAGGTAGTCTTGCCCGATCCGCTTGCCCCAAGTATTGCCACAAATTCCTTTTGCCTGAATTTTAAACAAACACCATCTAAAGCTTTTTGAGTAAAAGTGCCTGTGGTATAACTCTTTGATATATCTATTAGTTCTAAAATTTGATTCATCCTTTCAAAATTAATCCTGTTTATTATTCCCGTCAAATTGCAAAATATAATTATACGTTTTTACTTTTGTTTACAGCCACATACCCTCCTTACAGCTAAAATCCTTTCAAGAGTTTAATAATAGCTAACAATTTCATAATTGAAAAACACAACAGGAAATAGTATGATTATATTAGTTGTTACAAAATGAACTATACCGCACAAGAAAGGAACCTACAAATGAAAAAACAAATTAAACTCTATTTACTCACTGGATTTCTCGGAGCAGGGAAAACTACCTTTTTAATGAAGGTACTGGAAGAACTTAAGGACCAAAAAGTTGCAGTTATCATGAATGAGTTTGGGAAAGTCGGTATTGATGGAGAGATCATTAGAAAAGATGATTTGAAATTAGTAGAAATTAATCGAGGGTCAATTTTCTGTTCATGTTTAGAACTTTCTTTTGTATCTGCCTTATTAGAAATGGTGGAACAGGATATGGATTATGTTTTTGTAGAAAGTTCCGGTTTAGCCGACCCTTCTAATATCGGGGAGTTTCTTAGGCTGGTAGAAAAACGAAAAGGACAAGTTTATGATTATAGCGGTGCTATTTGTATTGTAGATGGAGTTCAATTTCCAGAACAACTGATAGAAATTGAGACGGTAGAAAGACAATTAAGGTTTTGTCATTTAGTAATTTTGACTAAAACTGACTTAATTTCAAAACAGCAAAAAGAGGATGTAATCTTAAAAATCAAACAGGTAAATTCCAAAGTTGATATTATAGAATCTGAAAATGGTGTTTACAAAAAGAGTTTTCTTGATGAAAATCTAATGGCCTCTACCTGGGTGGAAACAGAAGATACTACCAATACGCCGGAGAACAAACCAAAAACCTTAACTTTAACCTTTGACAGCCC contains:
- a CDS encoding CobW family GTP-binding protein, with amino-acid sequence MKKQIKLYLLTGFLGAGKTTFLMKVLEELKDQKVAVIMNEFGKVGIDGEIIRKDDLKLVEINRGSIFCSCLELSFVSALLEMVEQDMDYVFVESSGLADPSNIGEFLRLVEKRKGQVYDYSGAICIVDGVQFPEQLIEIETVERQLRFCHLVILTKTDLISKQQKEDVILKIKQVNSKVDIIESENGVYKKSFLDENLMASTWVETEDTTNTPENKPKTLTLTFDSPVSQDDFTKFLKVFQKDIYRMKGFINFETGWKQVDVVGSIIDFKDSEEKAQGSHFVIISKVGFQIVKPIFAAWEETFNIPMKLR